The uncultured Desulfobulbus sp. genome window below encodes:
- a CDS encoding septal ring lytic transglycosylase RlpA family protein, whose translation MRIVLIRCLSLCILLVFLVGSFGCGGKSGRSGRGGDGGQKTTKKGRRIKATQRPYVINGITYYPIPSARGYAERGLASWYGDPFHGRKTSNGETYDMYGDTAAHKTLPMNTMLLVKNLDNGRSTVVRINDRGPFVEDRIIDLSYTKAKELGVVRKGTARVEIIAMAEGEGEPPGTAIATRPQGIEQGGVQPSGKQVPQAVAWIKKEPHKVAPIPDFDQGNFYVQVGAFVEIENARALARAFTKRGRDVVLQQYPAAGMNLYRVLIFAGHSLVKAKKYEKKMEAEGYRHALVLAR comes from the coding sequence ATGAGGATCGTCCTGATTCGTTGTTTGAGTCTTTGTATACTTCTTGTCTTTCTTGTCGGCAGCTTTGGTTGCGGAGGCAAAAGTGGACGCTCAGGCAGAGGCGGGGACGGCGGCCAAAAAACGACGAAAAAGGGGCGTCGGATTAAAGCGACGCAACGCCCGTATGTGATTAATGGCATTACCTATTATCCCATTCCATCGGCTCGCGGCTATGCAGAGCGTGGGCTCGCCTCCTGGTATGGGGATCCCTTTCATGGGAGAAAAACATCGAATGGCGAAACCTACGATATGTACGGAGATACAGCCGCCCATAAAACCCTCCCCATGAATACTATGCTCCTGGTCAAGAATCTTGATAATGGACGCTCAACTGTGGTCCGCATCAATGATCGTGGTCCCTTTGTTGAAGATCGTATTATCGACCTCTCGTATACCAAGGCAAAAGAGCTGGGGGTCGTGCGGAAAGGGACGGCCCGGGTGGAGATTATTGCCATGGCGGAGGGGGAGGGGGAACCGCCCGGGACCGCAATAGCAACCAGACCGCAGGGTATTGAGCAGGGAGGCGTGCAGCCTTCTGGAAAACAAGTTCCTCAGGCAGTCGCCTGGATTAAAAAAGAACCACACAAGGTAGCCCCGATACCCGATTTCGATCAGGGTAATTTTTATGTGCAGGTTGGTGCCTTTGTCGAGATTGAAAATGCCAGAGCCTTGGCACGGGCTTTTACGAAGCGAGGCAGAGATGTCGTTCTTCAACAGTATCCTGCCGCAGGTATGAACCTTTACCGGGTGCTGATTTTTGCCGGACACTCACTGGTAAAGGCAAAAAAGTATGAAAAAAAGATGGAGGCTGAGGGGTATCGCCATGCCCTGGTGCTGGCCCGGTGA